The Juglans regia cultivar Chandler chromosome 6, Walnut 2.0, whole genome shotgun sequence genome contains the following window.
ATTAtgacctttgggttaccattggttaaCTAATGGACGTGTCAtttaccaaccggtgcatgatgacctataaataggggtcattggtaCACAAATAAATGCACTCAATTCCttttgttcatcaccaacttgtgggacaaataccctcacgggagtgtcactATATTGTCATAATTTCGCTTCCATTTGTTCTTAAATTCTCAACAAATCAAAGCTCCGAACACCAAATGCATTGCTCCATCAAGTTCCTGGGCCTCAGATCTTCAAGATCTTATTGTCTATACTCTTCCACAACTAGCATATGAACCCCACACATCAGTACAAAAATGTCATGTGCTTCTAGAACGGTCGCAAGATCGTGGAGGATTTGACCCTCCTAAATTATTGCTTTCCCTATAACCCAAAATCAAAATACATTCCTATCTTCTATCCAAGGTTGTGGTGTGGAGACAAAGACTTTCTTCAACCACAACAATCTCTCATGACTAGGGTGGAAACCTAGGTAGACCTCTTTGATGACTACTAGGAAAATCTAGCTTCATGATTAATCATCTATTAGACTATATTGTAGTCCTTTAGCCAAGAGAGTATTGAATCTGAGATTTACTATGTATTAATCATGCATTATCCACCCTCACACTCCacacttataacttttttataaagtgttaggtattttttatagtttatgtgatttttttttattagatgtaagatgtgagatgatgaataatgattgataaaatttttttttgattgaaTCTATACTACTCTATTAATCCCAACTTCAACTcctcatattttctttttacatatttttactatttagcACTTGGTTTGAAAACTTTGGGGGTGATTGTCGGAGTTCTCGACCTCCACCTACTGTATTTTggattattataataaaattatttgtttataaacaattttttccATTTGCCTATAAAGGCTGTAGagttttttgagttattgtttcCGTCAGCAAAGGATAAGAACAAACTGATATCAAATTCGAAAAATTTATagcttgagatttttttttttttttttttgttgagagATGtgcacattattattatttaaaaaaataataatttgaaaaattgatttatttatttttataacattgaAAAATGGAGTTTAGGAAACACGTATTTTGCAGACAGGCAAGAGATAATTATACAACGCACCGCAAAAAGTAAAGAAGACCCTCCGACTCCCCACAACCACAAAACATCAAAGAAACACGTAGTATTAAGATCCCAATACACCATTAAAGAAGGAAGAGAGCTttttgtctctttgatctttaGCCTTTgtgagtttctctctctctctgcaatatatatcatcaagaaaacaagaagagaaGAGTCATCAAAATCATATTAGAACATGGCACGCAAGGCAGTGTTGATAGGATGCAATTACCCAGGAACCAAAGCAGCGCTCAAAGGTTGCATAAACGATGTGAAGAGGATGTATCAGTGCCTCGTAGATCGATATGGGTTTGCAGAAGAAGACATCACAGTCATGATCGACACGGACGATTCCTACACTCAGCCAACTGGGCGGAATATCCGCAGCGCTCTGGCGGATCTGGTGCGATCGGCCGAGCCTGGGGACTTTCTCTTTGTTCATTACAGTGGCCACGGCACCCGCCTTCCTGCCGAGACCGGTGAAGAAGATGATACTGGATACGATGAATGCATTGTTCCTTCTGATATGAATCTCATCACTGGTCATTCTTtctactatatttattttataatttttttttctgttatcgactttttctattatttctgatCCCTATGCCTGGTCGttgaaaataattctttttcctGGAAAATCTTTCTAGGGAATATTCCCAAGTGATGTGGgaattcaagggaaaaaaaaattcttttacaaaatatttctcGGGTATATTCCAGGCCAGGTCAGGTGATGCGTAGGTTTTCTATTGGGGAAAAACAAATCTTCCTTGAATCTCAGGATGATgtgctttgtttttctctcctcCCATGTATCTCTACGGCAGGTTTGGGGGAGAAacgagaattttgtgttttaaagtttaaaataatatattttaatattattattgatttgagatttgaaaaatgtgtattgagatttgaaaaagttgaattgtttattatattttgaataaaaatttgaaaaatgtgtaatgatgagatgagattaaaattttatattttgtcttgtgATCCAATCCTGCCGtaaaacgattttttttttcttcgttctTGATAGAATGAATATGAGAAACAAATGGAAGAGGCATGATGATCTGCTTTTGCAAAGCTTCTTGACAGTATTATTTAACTGATCGAATCTCATGTATTTTAGGAATATAATGTATTGTGGGTGTAAACAGATGATGATTTCAGGGAGATTGTAGACAGTGTTCCTGAAGGTTGCAGCCTAACCATTGTGTCCGATTCGTGCCACAGTGGTGGCCTCATTGACGAGTCCAAGGAGCAGATTGGAGAAAGTACAAATCGTCAAGAAAACAACAGCTCAGGCTCTTCCGGTTTTGGCTTTAAAAgctttttgaaacaaaaagtggAAGGTGCATTCGAGTCGCGCGGAATTAGCATACCCCATCGCCGTCATCACGGGGAGGAAACTGAAGCCGACAGAGATGTTCAGATTGCATATGGCGAGCATGGCTATGTTAAGGGCAGAGAACTTCCTGTTTCGACTCTCATCGACATACTCAAGCAGAAAACTGGCAAGGAGGACATTGATGTCGGGAAGCTGAGGACAACACTTTTTGATGTGTTTGGTGAAGATGCAAGCCCTAAGGTGAAGAAGTTCATGAAGGTGATCATGGACAAACTTCAGCATGGTGAAGGAGAGAGTGGAGAAGGAAGTGGGTTGTTGGGGATGGTTGGAAGTCTGGCTCAAGAGTTTCTCAAACAGAAGCTGGAGGATAACGATTATGCAAAACCAGCGATGGAGACACACGTAGAGAGCAAGCAAGAGGTCTATGCCGGATCAGCCAAGCGTGCCCTTCCGGATAACGGAATCCTGATTAGCGGCTGCCAGACTGACCAAACATCTGCTGATGCCAGTCCATCAGGCAATTCTGCTGCAGCATATGGAGCTCTTAGCAATGCTATTCAGACCATCCTCTCCGAGACAGATGGTGCGGTGAGTAATCAGGAGCTTGTTTTGAGGGCTCGAGAGGTGCTGAAGAGCCAGGGATTCACTCAGCGACCTGGCCTCTATTGCAGTGATCATCATATTGATGCACCTTTTTGCGTGCCGACCTAAAAGCACCTTGCCAAGCattttaagaataaataaactatatggggttttttttatgtggtttGTGTATGATGTcgaggtgtgtgtgtgtgaagtcATTGTAATTTGTACTGGTTTGCTTTTGGGATTTGGTAAACGAAACTTTATTATCAAAAAGGATTTTTCTATTTCATGTGTTGTCTGATGAATGTGCATGTAACCAATACAAATTCGTTTAACAAAGACTATAATCAATACAGCCTAGTAACCCTATTGTCTTTCACATTTCGTGAAAATGTGgataatatacaaaattatatccCAAAAAATTGAAGCCCGGACggaaaaatcaaaatgaatctGTGCACAGTGCTGTATGGTGCAGAGAATTCCTCTTTTTTCTCCCCTCCCCATAACTCTCTTGTGTTCTCCAGTGTGAGGTATGCAAATGCACGGgctcttttaaacaaaatatattcacGCTTCGAAACTGTTGCATCTTGAAAGGAGAGAAATAGCTACAAACAGACAATCCCTTGGAGCAAAAAACTGACACTTATCTCAATCGTCAATATCTTGAACCCATGCTAAATCTGCAAGCATTGTATAAGTCAAGACTCGTATTAGTTTCTTGCCCCCATGAAAATATGATTCGATCATACATAAATGAACGCTGCGTAAATAAAATCGACTCGCTCACTGGAACAATCCCCACAAGTAATGCAACCGcaggaaagaaattaaataacttgacatacaatgCAACCACAGGAAAGAAAatacataacttgacatatagtgCCAGGACGTGTTTTCGTCTGTGtacacatgagagagagagagagagagagagagagagagagagagagagagagagagagagagagagagagagagagagagagagagagagattgaccTTGAAGCACAGATTCAACTGCTGCATTGGGGACAAGAAGCCCAACAATCCGCCGATTGTCTCTGGTAGTTTCTATACGCACCACACGGAGCCGCTTGTGGCTTTGACGGGCCTACATAATGTTTCAGTAGTCATTGATCAGTAATAATCCATATAGAACAGAATGACACTGTTTGTCACAAATTGGAGGACAAGTAAAAAATTATCTCTTTAGCAAGCCAAATTCTTTATTGACGTAGAAAATCAAATAAGACAGTGCCCATCGGATCCATCCCTGGAAGTAAATCCCAGATATATGATGCCACCAACTAGAACAGTGTATTGGGTTATCTAGGGGGACTCTTAGTGCATTGAGAATCTACAGCTCATCCCAAACGCACCCTTTGACTAATAGGTTGCACCAGTTTTCTTATCAGGCCAAACAATACAgtacaaaatgataaaaatcaagTATATGGGTAAATCTGAAAGGATGTACAACTACAATGGAATTAGTGACTTGGTGGAATACATACATACTTGAATTTTAACATAACCCTAAGTTATTATGGTTAGCAAGGGCAGTAGTAAGTATATGAAGTACTTAAAACAAGGGGCAAAGAGGGAAGGAACATTGAGCCAATTGGCAACTAAATGCTCAATTCCAACTAGTCCCAGCAGAGAGGGAAAGAATGCAGAAAAGATGCAAATAAGTAATGGCACTTACTCATCCAAACCTCACATGATCCACCAAGCAGTATAATGTAATATTGTTGTATTGGGCaatctcaaataatttattaagaaaatatacggcctatatattttgataagatGGATGAGTGGTGACACAAGGAATATGCAACATTTAATAAGATCATAAAATAGCCGAATAAAAGATGATAGATCCATGTTGAAGACCTAGAGATGCAAGTGTGCAGAAGATTAAAACCGAGGGTCAAAAGGACAGAAACAGACCAAGAAGTTATGGAGTGAATAACTCTAGACAGAGCATAATGGCAGAAAAGAGTTCAGATAGCAAAAGTCCTATTATTTCAGATAACCGTTTGGGtaagcaaaattaaaatgcattttgCTTTTGCAGATTACAAAATCATCACAGATCTATTGATGAGCCAGGCCAGGTTACCTGCTTAGAAAGGGCCTTCTCAATAGTGCCCCAAACAGGAAGGATGAGTCCACCCAATACATTTACTTCCTGAATTCTTCTGCCAACTGTACAGAAGTTGCCTAGCTTACAATTGGGGCCATGCATGCACTGCAGGTAAATATAGCATTAAGCTGGGTAAGAAAAAGAACAAGGATGATACAGGATCAACAGGTAAATATTCTTTAATTGATGCTAAAAATAtctaaacttcaaaaataaattaaaaaatttaagcaAGTAAcgcaagtaaaaaaaaactcatcataCGCATCTTTGCATGAAGTGTATGTTCCAAAGAATTGAGCCATGCACTTGAGGTTGACAATGAAAGACTTCCATTATTGTATTCAACGACAGTGCCTCCTCCCCCAATCCCAGTAAAGGAAAATCAAACCTTTATCTCAATAGATTACTAATCAGTCCACGAACAAGTGCACCCAGTACATAGGATGTATATACATGATAACCCCTTTGGATTCGGCAAACAGCAATccaggaaataaaaaaatactagaaaaaGGAGAAATAGTATACGCTCCTATCCATGTATAGTTTAGCAAATTATCCACATTAAACCGATTAACAAATTTCGTTCTAAATAGAAATACCTacaaccaaagaaaaataatttcatcaacACTCTCTACCTGTTTAGATGATACTTCAAATTCGTCTTCCCAACCACTACGAGCCTTCTCTAAAGATGATATTTTGCGATACTTATTTTTAAGCTCCGCCAGAGGCATTTCCCTGGAGAAGGTACAACGATGCAGTAAAAGATTGGAGGTGAAGAGTGAAAATGAAGTCtggtaattaatatttttttataccttAGAGACTCCCCAACAGCTGGTCGTACTATCTTAAACATTCCAGAAGCAGAACTGAATCATaattccaagaaaaaaataaaataaaaaaatgagtcaaGCACATTGCTTTCCTGATTTGATCTGTATGCAAGTACATCCTTGTGCATGTGTGTTGAACAAATACAATCATTGAGTAAAAAGACCAGGATGGTCTCATGAAAGGTgatatattacttataaaaaaaaatgaaaggtgACATCAAGCCCCACATtagatactaaaataaaaataaaagttatacgAGTCCATTCACATATGCTTCATGTTATATGCAACCAAGATAAGAAGGTAAGAACTTAATTTAGATACATTTGAAACACCAGAACACGTGTTCTTAtaaaattctacttttttttaaaaaaaaaaaagattaagtTGTTGCAACTTGGCCTAAAGTTAAAGCCAGAATCACTTGCATTCTAGCAATAGGTAACCAAAGAAGATATTCccttacatttttatttttattttttgaaaagtaaatagaTATTCCCTTACTATTACTGTAGCAAGataaaaacaaggaaaaaaactaaaataagacTAAACGAATAAAAAATCAGCTAAAGAACAGGTCCTTTTCATCCTAACGCTTCCAAAACTCTGGGAGCTCTACTCTAAAATTCATTCTATATGAATTGGGTTGAACTTAAGCCACAATTCAGTATATGAATATAATCAACGTGGTGCAGCATTCATTGCTTTTTTTagcaaaagaaattaatgttcTTATGGAATCCTTATCATTTAAACAATAGTATAATACTGATGAAAACAAGCCAAGAAGTTGGGACattaaataataactaaacccttataca
Protein-coding sequences here:
- the LOC108982768 gene encoding metacaspase-4-like → MARKAVLIGCNYPGTKAALKGCINDVKRMYQCLVDRYGFAEEDITVMIDTDDSYTQPTGRNIRSALADLVRSAEPGDFLFVHYSGHGTRLPAETGEEDDTGYDECIVPSDMNLITDDDFREIVDSVPEGCSLTIVSDSCHSGGLIDESKEQIGESTNRQENNSSGSSGFGFKSFLKQKVEGAFESRGISIPHRRHHGEETEADRDVQIAYGEHGYVKGRELPVSTLIDILKQKTGKEDIDVGKLRTTLFDVFGEDASPKVKKFMKVIMDKLQHGEGESGEGSGLLGMVGSLAQEFLKQKLEDNDYAKPAMETHVESKQEVYAGSAKRALPDNGILISGCQTDQTSADASPSGNSAAAYGALSNAIQTILSETDGAVSNQELVLRAREVLKSQGFTQRPGLYCSDHHIDAPFCVPT